A stretch of Ipomoea triloba cultivar NCNSP0323 chromosome 11, ASM357664v1 DNA encodes these proteins:
- the LOC115997213 gene encoding V-type proton ATPase catalytic subunit A, which yields MPSLFGGPLTTFEDSEKESEYGYVRKVSGPVVVADGMAGAAMYELVRVGHDNLIGEIIRLEGDSATIQVYEETAGLMVNDPVLRTRKPLSVELGPGILGNIFDGIQRPLKTIAIKSGDVYIPRGVSVPALDKDILWEFQPKKIGEGDLLTGGDLYATVNENSLMQHHVALPPDAMGKITYIAPAGQYSLKDTVLELEFQGVKKQYTMLQTWPVRTPRPVAAKLAADTPLLTGQRVLDALFPSVLGGTCAIPGAFGCGKTVISQALSKYSNSDTVVYVGCGERGNEMAEVLMDFPQLTMTLPDGREESVMKRTTLVANTSNMPVAAREASIYTGITIAEYFRDMGYNVSMMADSTSRWAEALREISGRLAEMPADSGYPAYLAARLASFYERAGKVKCLGGPERSGSVTIVGAVSPPGGDFSDPVTSATLGIVQVFWGLDKKLAQRKHFPSVNWLISYSKYSGALESFYEKFDPDFINIRTKAREVLQREDDLNEIVQLVGKDALAESDKITLETAKLLREDYLAQNAFTPYDKFCPFYKSVWMLRNIIHFYNLANQAVERGAGMDGQKITYSLIKHRLGDLFYRLVSQKFEDPAEGEDVLVAKFKKLHDDLIAGFRNLEDETR from the exons ATGCCGTCGTTGTTCGGAGGTCCGCTGACTACTTTCGAGGATTCCGAAAAGGAAAGCGAGTACGGATACGTCCGCAAG GTATCTGGTCCAGTTGTTGTTGCCGATGGAATGGCTGGGGCTGCCATGTATGAATTGGTTCGTGTTGGACATGACAACCTTATCGGGGAGATCATTCGGCTGGAAGGAGATTCTGCTACAATTCAGG TTTATGAAGAAACAGCTGGCCTGATGGTTAATGATCCTGTTCTTCGTACTCGTAAG CCTTTGTCAGTGGAGCTTGGTCCTGGAATATTGGGGAACATATTTGATGGTATTCAG AGGCCATTGAAGACAATTGCTATAAAATCTGGTGATGTCTATATTCCCCGTGGTGTATCTGTTCCAGCCCTTGACAAAGACATTCTTTGGGAATTTCAGCCTAAGAAAATAG GTGAGGGAGACCTCTTGACAGGTGGGGACCTCTATGCG actGTCAATGAAAACAGTTTAATGCAACACCATGTTGCACTTCCTCCAGATGCCATGGGAAAGATTACTTACATTGCACCAGCTGGTCAATATTCTCTGAAG GATACTGTTCTTGAGCTTGAGTTTCAAGGTGTTAAAAAGCAATATACTATGCTTCAG ACTTGGCCTGTGCGTACACCCAGGCCTGTTGCAGCTAAGCTAGCTGCTGACACCCCTCTGCTTACTGGACAG CGTGTTCTTGATGCCCTATTCCCTTCGGTacttggtggtacttgtgcaatACCTGGTGCATTTGGCTGTGGGAAGACAGTGATTAGTCAAGCCCTTTCCAAG TACTCGAACTCGGACACTGTCGTGTATGTTGGTTGTGGTGAAAGAGGAAATGAAATGGCAGAG GTGCTCATGGATTTCCCTCAACTTACAATGACACTGCCTGATGGCCGTGAGGAGTCTGTCATGAAGCGCACTACACTTGTTGCTAATACTTCTAATATGCCCGTGGCTGCTCGTGAGGCTTCCATTTATACAG GGATTACTATAGCTGAATATTTCAGAGACATGGGGTATAATGTGAGTATGATGGCAGATTCTACTTCTCGCTGGGCAGAAGCATTGCGTGAAATTTCTGGAAGACTG GCTGAGATGCCGGCAGATAGTGGTTACCCTGCTTATCTGGCAGCACGTCTTGCATCTTTCTATGAGCGTGCTGGTAAAGTTAAATGTCTTGGTGGACCTGAAAGATCTGGGAGTGTCACAATTGTTGGTGCAGTTTCTCCCCCTGGAGGAGATTTCTCAGATCCTGTTACATCTGCAACCCTTGGTATTGTTCAG GTTTTTTGGGGTCTGGACAAGAAATTGGCACAAAGAAAGCATTTTCCTTCTGTAAATTGGCTGATTTCCTACTCAAAGTACTCAGGG GCACTGGAGTCCTTCTATGAAAAGTTTGATCCTGATTTCATTAACATAAGAACAAAAGCTCGAGAGGTTCTGCAGAGGGAAGATGACCTAAATGAAATTGTGCAA CTTGTTGGAAAGGATGCTTTAGCTGAAAGCGATAAAATTACCCTTGAAACTGCCAAGCTGCTGAGGGAAGACTACCTTGCTCAAAATGCTTTTACACC ATATGATAAATTCTGCCCCTTCTACAAGTCTGTTTGGATGTTGCGCAACATTATACACTTCTACAACTTGGCAAATCAG GCTGTCGAGCGAGGAGCTGGTATGGATGGTCAAAAGATCACTTATAGTTTGATTAAGCACCGCCTTGGAGATCTGTTCTACCGTTTGGT GTCTCAAAAATTTGAGGACCCTGCTGAAGGAGAAGATGTCTTGGTGGCCAAATTCAAAAAGCTTCACGATGATTTGATTGCTGGCTTCCGTAACCTTGAAGATGAAACTCGATGA
- the LOC116033967 gene encoding uncharacterized protein LOC116033967, producing the protein MARSISQTLNLIRSNCATTTGASFLPPGAKSSSSAVVDSIRLTSSRSVSSHPDSSVKNASGDVSEAEAVAVQRIEDAIHRIIVRRSAPDWLPFVPGASYWVPPRRGSYGIADLVHKLSNSLSEEEVMALTTDRGWPSSSFFVDETNADPKSTSKDEEEEG; encoded by the exons ATGGCCCGTTCCATCTCACAAACCCTAAATCTCATCCGATCGAATTGCGCAACCACAACCGGCGCGTCCTTTCTCCCTCCCGGCGCCAAATCTTCGTCATCGGCGGTCGTTGATTCAATTCGTTTGACGTCCTCGCGGAGCGTTTCGAGCCATCCCGACAGCTCCGTTAAGAATGCGTCCGGCGACGTCTCCGAGGCGGAGGCAGTGGCGGTGCAGCGAATCGAGGACGCCATCCACCGGATCATAGTCCGCCGATCCGCTCCCGATTGGCTCCCGTTTGTTCCCGGTGCATCTTATTGGGTTCCGCCGCGTCGCGGCTCGTACGGTATTGCCGACCTTGTTCATAAGCTGTCCAATTCGCTTTCCGAAGAAGAGGTTATGGCCCTCACCACTGATCGTGGCTGGCCGTCGTCCTCTTTTTTTGTAGACG AAACAAATGCTGACCCCAAAAGCACCTCTAaggatgaggaagaagaaggataG
- the LOC115997265 gene encoding uncharacterized membrane protein At1g16860-like: MGSRFPSHQLSNGLYVSGRPEQPKERPPTMSSVAMPYTGGDIKKSGELGKMFDIPVDGSKSRKSGPISNAPSRTHSGPINPNAAARASYSSGPFSSTMVTGSASMKKSNSGPLNKHGEPMKKVSGPQSGGATGRQNSGPQPPVLPATGLITSGPISSGPLNSSGAPRKVSGPLDSMGSMKMHGPSIANNQAVTTLTQHDEFSFRKNFPKPILWAMILLFLMGFIAGGFILGAVQNPILLIVVIVLFAIVAALFIWNSWWGKRAIIGFIAQYPDAELRTAKNGQYVKVSGVVTCGNVPLESSFQKVPRCVYTSTSLYEYRGWDSKAANPTHRRFTWGIRSSEKHVVDFYISDFQSGLRALVKTGCGAKTTAYVEESVVVDVNPSNKDSSPEFTRWLGERNLSSDDRIMRLKEGYIKEGSTVSVMGVVQRNENVLMIVPPPEPFTTGCQWMKCIFPASLEGIVLRYEDASKTDVIPV, encoded by the exons ATGGGTTCTAGATTCCCATCTCACCAGCTCAGCAATGGGCTCTATGTGTCAGGTCGGCCTGAACAGCCAAAAGAAAGACCCCCAACAATGAGTTCGGTGGCCATGCCCTATACTGGTGGTGACATCAAGAAGTCTGGAGAACTTGGGAAAATGTTTGACATCCCTGTGGATGGCTCTAAGTCGAGAAAATCTGGGCCCATTTCTAATGCTCCTTCCAGAACTCATTCAGGACCTATCAATCCTAACGCTGCTGCCAGGGCCAGTTACTCCTCAGGTCCTTTTTCTTCCACAATGGTTACTGGTTCAGCTTCAATGAAGAAATCCAATTCTGGGCCTCTTAATAAGCATGGGGAGCCTATGAAAAAGGTGTCGGGACCTCAATCTGGTGGAGCAACTGGACGCCAAAACTCAGGTCCTCAACCGCCAGTTCTCCCAGCAACTGGTCTGATCACTTCCGGTCCCATCTCTTCTGGCCCACTAAATTCTTCTGGGGCACCAAGAAAGGTCTCTGGTCCATTGGATTCAATGGGCTCTATGAAAATGCACGGTCCTTCTATTGCCAACAACCAAGCTGTGACAACTCTTACCCAACATGATGAGTTCTCCTTCAGAAAGAACTTCCCTAAACCTATATTATGGGCAATGATTTTGCTATTTCTCATGGGCTTCATCGCCGGAGGGTTTATTCTTGGAGCTGTGCAGAATCCTATACTCTTAATCGTGGTTATTGTTCTATTTGCTATTGTTGCAGCTCTATTCATATGGAACTCTTGGTGGGGAAAAAGAGCTATCATCGGTTTCATTGCTCAATATCCAGATGCTGAATTAAGAACTGCAAAAAATGGGCAATATGTCAAGGTTTCTGGG GTGGTAACTTGCGGAAATGTGCCTCTCGAATCATCTTTCCAGAAGGTTCCTAGGTGTGTGTATACATCTACAAGTTTATACGAGTATCGAGGTTGGGATTCAAAAGCTGCAAATCCTACACATCGTCGCTTTACATGGGGGATTAGATCATCAGAA aAGCACGTGGTCGATTTCTACATCTCTGATTTCCAGTCTGGATTGAGGGCGTTGGTTAAGACTGGCTGTGGGGCAAAAACCACTGCCTATGTGGAGGAGTCTGTGGTTGTTGATGTCAATCCTTCAAATAAGGACTCATCCCCAGAATTTACCAGGTGGTTGGGGGAGAGAAATCTCTCAAGTGATGATCGTATAATGCGATTGAAGGAAGG GTATATCAAAGAAGGAAGCACAGTGAGTGTAATGGGAGTCGTACAAAGGAACGAGAACGTCCTTATGATTGTCCCTCCTCCTGAACCATTCACGACCGGATGTCAGTGGATGAAATGCATTTTCCCCGCTAGCCTTGAGGGCATCGTGTTGAGATATGAAGATGCATCAAAAACAGATGTCATTCCGGTTTGA
- the LOC115997531 gene encoding kelch repeat-containing protein At3g27220-like translates to MRLGGRAAAGKPRTTKLVFVCVGLLGAALVADLLWASSTSSSSSAAFSNWAVPESSNVIFPNQTNNFPNPNPKDSAKEGKKDGTKERKLSATFADLPAPELKWEKMAFAPVPRLDGAAIQIKNLLFVFAGYGTIDSVHSHVDIYNFTDNTWGGRFDMPKEMAHSHLGMVTDGRYIYVVTGQYGPQCRGPTAHTFVLDTETKQWKDMPPLPVPRYAPATTLWKGRLHVMGGSKENRYTPGLEHWSIAVKDGKVLETEWRSEIPIPRGGPHRACVVFDDRLYVIGGQEGDFMAKPGSPIFKCSRRNEVVYDDVYMLDDDMKWKVLPPMPKPDSHIEFAWTIVNRSIFIAGGTTEKHPETKKMTLVGEVLKFHFDTQKWEVVGKLPYRVKTTLVGFWDGWLYFTSGQRDRGPDDPAPKKVIGEMWRTKLKL, encoded by the exons ATGAGATTGGGCGGCAGAGCAGCTGCCGGAAAACCCAGAACAACCAAGTTGGTGTTTGTGTGCGTAGGGCTGTTAGGGGCGGCTCTCGTGGCAGATCTGCTCTGGGCTTCCTCtacttcttcatcttcctccgCCGCCTTCAGTAATTGGGCTGTCCCGGAATCCAGTAATGTCATCTTCCCAAATCAGACTAACAACTtccctaaccctaaccctaag GATTCGGCCAAGGAGGGTAAAAAAGATGGCACTAAAGAGAGGAAATTGTCTGCTACCTTTGCAGATTTGCCAGCCCCCGAGTTAAAGTGGGAGAAGATGGCTTTTGCACCCGTGCCTCGTCTTGATGGTGCAGCCATACAAATCAAGAACCTTCTTTTTGTCTTTGCTGGATATGGAACCATTGATTCT GTTCATTCTCATGTTGATATATACAACTTCACAGATAACACGTGGGGAGGGAGGTTTGATATGCCCAAAGAAATGGCCCATTCACATTTGGGTATGGTAACAGATGGCAGATATATTTATGTTGTCACTGGACAATATGGTCCCCAGTGTAGAGGCCCTACAGCACACACGTTTGTGCTGGACACCGAGACAAAGCAATGGAAAGACATGCCTCCTCTGCCAGTCCCGAG gtatgcACCTGCAACAACACTTTGGAAAGGCAGGCTTCACGTCATGGGTGGGAGTAAAGAAAACCGATATACTCCAGGATTAGAGCATTGGAGTATTGCAGTTAAAGATGGAAAAGTTTTAGAAACAGAGTGGAGGTCTGAGATTCCCATTCCTCGTGGTGGGCCCCATAG GGCTTGTGTTGTGTTTGATGATCGACTTTATGTTATTGGTGGTCAAGAAGGTGATTTTATGGCCAAACCAGGATCACCCATTTTCAAATGCTCCCGTCGAAATGAG GTTGTATATGATGACGTTTACATGCTAGATGATGATATGAAGTGGAAAGTGTTGCCTCCAATGCCCAAGCCAGATTCACATATCGAGTTTGCCTGGACAATAGTTAACAGATCAATTTTTATTGCTGGAGGAACAACGGAGAAGCACCCAGAAACCAAAAAGATGACACTTGTTGGAGAAGTGTTGAAGTTTCACTTTGATACACAG AAATGGGAGGTTGTTGGGAAACTTCCTTACCGTGTGAAAACCACTCTAGTTGGATTCTGGGATGGATGGTTATACTTTACATCAGGACAACGAGACAGAGGGCCTGATGATCCCGCACCAAAAAAGGTTATTGGAGAGATGTGGAGAACGAAGTTGAAGTTATGA
- the LOC115995699 gene encoding uncharacterized protein LOC115995699 isoform X2, whose amino-acid sequence MAPSLSLSSSMDAISSSNFVPRFPETHSPFQSPRTLAFCNSGNLKSSLSVSCSIANSSASRIPALARQGLSAAGGSGSDDDKEGEEKNHQLESESLDSEGALSFPQGNPDGKQTSELNLNEMPKVVLPPQVSLGNTAGGGTRAGLFRAPISGGVQSATSAHGLHKPALAVRNLMEQARFAHLCTVMSKMHHRREGYPFGSLVDFATDPMGHPIFLLSPLAIHTRNLIGEPRCTLVVQVPGWTGLSNARVTIFGDIYPLPEDQQEWAHKQYTAKHQQGSSQQWANFYYFRMESISDIYFIGGFGTVAWVDVKEYEALEPDKIAVHGGEQYLKELNAVFSKPLKELLSREAEVDDVALISIDSKGTDIRVRQGAQFNIQRMSFEADHSVETLEEAKEALWKLMDKGKFIICGNENLQGSL is encoded by the exons ATGGCGCCTTCACTCTCTCTTTCTTCCTCCATGGATGCCATTTCGAGCTCCAATTTCGTCCCCAGGTTTCCGGAGACCCATTCGCCCTTCCAATCTCCCAGAACACTTGCTTTTTGTAATAGCGGCAATCTGAAGTCAAGTTTAAGTGTGTCCTGCTCCATCGCCAACTCCTCCGCCTCTAGAATTCCGGCGCTTGCTCGCCAAGGCCTTTCCGCCGCCGGCGGGAGCGGCAGCGACGACGATAAAGAAGGGGaagagaaaaatcatcaactCGAGTCCGAAAGTTTGGATTCTGAAGGAGCGCTTTCTTTTCCACAG GGTAATCCTGATGGGAAACAAACAagtgaattaaatttaaatgaaatGCCTAAAGTGGTATTGCCTCCTCAAGTCTCACTCGGAAACACAGCAGGGGGAGGTACGAGAGCCGGGCTTTTCAGAGCTCCAATATCAGGCGGCGTGCAAAGTGCAACCTCGGCTCATGGTCTACACAAACCTGCATTAGCAGTTCGCAATCTTATGGAGCAG GCCAGGTTTGCTCATTTGTGCACAGTGATGTCCAAAATGCATCATCGACGAGAAGGTTATCCATTTGGTTCACTTGTAGACTTTGCTACCGACCCTATGGGAC ACccaatatttttattatcacCATTAGCTATACACACCCGAAATTTGATAGGCGAACCAAGGTGTACATTGGTTGTGCAG GTTCCTGGATGGACTGGCTTGTCAAATGCTAGAGTAACGATATTCGGCGACATCTATCCTCTTCCCGAAGATCAACAG GAGTGGGCTCATAAGCAGTACACAGCAAAGCATCAACAAGGTTCTTCACAACAGTGGGCAAACTTTTATTACTTCAGGATGGAAAGTATAAG TGATATATACTTCATTGGAGGTTTTGGAACTGTTGCTTGGGTTGATGTCAAGGAATACGAGGCCCTTGAGCCCGACAAAATTGCTGTTCATGGGGGTGAACAATACCTCAAG GAATTGAACGCTGTGTTTTCAAAGCCACTTAAAGAGCTTTTGTCCCGAGAAGCTGAGGTGGATGATGTGGCTCTGATATCGATAGACAGTAAGGGGACCGACATCCGTGTCCGCCAAGGAGCACAG TTCAACATTCAGAGGATGTCATTCGAAGCAGACCATTCGGTCGAAACGCTTGAAGAAGCCAAAGAAGCGCTGTGGAAATTGATGGATAAAGGCAAGTTTATCATTTGCGGAAATGAAAATCTGCAGGGGAGCTTGTGA
- the LOC115995699 gene encoding uncharacterized protein LOC115995699 isoform X1, protein MAPSLSLSSSMDAISSSNFVPRFPETHSPFQSPRTLAFCNSGNLKSSLSVSCSIANSSASRIPALARQGLSAAGGSGSDDDKEGEEKNHQLESESLDSEGALSFPQYFSGNVKWLLQLCCDGLSRILKGNPDGKQTSELNLNEMPKVVLPPQVSLGNTAGGGTRAGLFRAPISGGVQSATSAHGLHKPALAVRNLMEQARFAHLCTVMSKMHHRREGYPFGSLVDFATDPMGHPIFLLSPLAIHTRNLIGEPRCTLVVQVPGWTGLSNARVTIFGDIYPLPEDQQEWAHKQYTAKHQQGSSQQWANFYYFRMESISDIYFIGGFGTVAWVDVKEYEALEPDKIAVHGGEQYLKELNAVFSKPLKELLSREAEVDDVALISIDSKGTDIRVRQGAQFNIQRMSFEADHSVETLEEAKEALWKLMDKGKFIICGNENLQGSL, encoded by the exons ATGGCGCCTTCACTCTCTCTTTCTTCCTCCATGGATGCCATTTCGAGCTCCAATTTCGTCCCCAGGTTTCCGGAGACCCATTCGCCCTTCCAATCTCCCAGAACACTTGCTTTTTGTAATAGCGGCAATCTGAAGTCAAGTTTAAGTGTGTCCTGCTCCATCGCCAACTCCTCCGCCTCTAGAATTCCGGCGCTTGCTCGCCAAGGCCTTTCCGCCGCCGGCGGGAGCGGCAGCGACGACGATAAAGAAGGGGaagagaaaaatcatcaactCGAGTCCGAAAGTTTGGATTCTGAAGGAGCGCTTTCTTTTCCACAG TATTTTAGTGGAAATGTCAAATGGCTACTTCAGCTTTGTTGTGATGGACTCTCTCGTATTCTGAAGGGTAATCCTGATGGGAAACAAACAagtgaattaaatttaaatgaaatGCCTAAAGTGGTATTGCCTCCTCAAGTCTCACTCGGAAACACAGCAGGGGGAGGTACGAGAGCCGGGCTTTTCAGAGCTCCAATATCAGGCGGCGTGCAAAGTGCAACCTCGGCTCATGGTCTACACAAACCTGCATTAGCAGTTCGCAATCTTATGGAGCAG GCCAGGTTTGCTCATTTGTGCACAGTGATGTCCAAAATGCATCATCGACGAGAAGGTTATCCATTTGGTTCACTTGTAGACTTTGCTACCGACCCTATGGGAC ACccaatatttttattatcacCATTAGCTATACACACCCGAAATTTGATAGGCGAACCAAGGTGTACATTGGTTGTGCAG GTTCCTGGATGGACTGGCTTGTCAAATGCTAGAGTAACGATATTCGGCGACATCTATCCTCTTCCCGAAGATCAACAG GAGTGGGCTCATAAGCAGTACACAGCAAAGCATCAACAAGGTTCTTCACAACAGTGGGCAAACTTTTATTACTTCAGGATGGAAAGTATAAG TGATATATACTTCATTGGAGGTTTTGGAACTGTTGCTTGGGTTGATGTCAAGGAATACGAGGCCCTTGAGCCCGACAAAATTGCTGTTCATGGGGGTGAACAATACCTCAAG GAATTGAACGCTGTGTTTTCAAAGCCACTTAAAGAGCTTTTGTCCCGAGAAGCTGAGGTGGATGATGTGGCTCTGATATCGATAGACAGTAAGGGGACCGACATCCGTGTCCGCCAAGGAGCACAG TTCAACATTCAGAGGATGTCATTCGAAGCAGACCATTCGGTCGAAACGCTTGAAGAAGCCAAAGAAGCGCTGTGGAAATTGATGGATAAAGGCAAGTTTATCATTTGCGGAAATGAAAATCTGCAGGGGAGCTTGTGA
- the LOC115995614 gene encoding GATA transcription factor 24: protein MEGIGGSEDGVMQQHPQVHYLPEHDDHHHHGFMSNGNVMEHDEHDDNGGGNGGSGGSECMEGDVAAADPGNLSDNHSPIVVHGGNESSNQLTLSFQGQVYVFDSVSPDKVQAVLLLLGGREVPPTTPMPITNQNYRGLPTAPQKLNVPQRLASLIRFREKRKERNFEKKIRYTVRKEVALRMQRNKGQFTSSKPTQDESATASNWDSSQGWGTNGGGSQIQNQEIFCRHCGISEKSTPMMRRGPEGPRTLCNACGLMWANKGTLRDLSKAVVPPLGHGTSLHRSEENGNVEASQMIRGTENGDDSL from the exons ATGGAAGGGATTGGAGGGAGTGAAGATGGGGTGATGCAGCAGCACCCTCAAGTTCATTACCTGCCGGAGCACGATGATCACCATCACCATGGTTTTATGAGCAATGGGAATGTGATGGAGCATGATGAGCATGATGATAATGGTGGTGGAAATGGAGGGAGTGGTGGCAGCGAATGTATGGAAGGCGATGTTGCTGCTGCTGATCCAGGGAACCTGTCGGATAATCATAGTCCGATTGTAGTTCATGGAGGCAATGAAAGTAGTAATCAGCTGACCCTCTCGTTCCAGGGGCAGGTCTATGTGTTTGATTCTGTGTCTCCTGATAAG GTGCAAGCTGTGCTCTTATTACTTGGTGGCCGTGAGGTCCCTCCAACCACCCCTATGCCTATAACAAATCAGAATTATAGA GGGCTACCCACTGCTCCTCAGAAGCTTAATGTTCCACAAAGACTGGCATCATTAATTAGATTCCGAGAGAAGCGTAAAGAACGGAATTTTGAGAAGAAAATTCGCTACACTGTTCGAAAAGAGGTTGCTCTTAG GATGCAACGGAACAAAGGGCAATTTACATCATCGAAGCCCACTCAGGATGAGTCAGCAACAGCTTCAAATTGGGACTCATCTCAGGGTTGGGGTACAAATGGAGGTGGATCGCAAATTCAAAATCAAGAGATTTT CTGTCGACACTGTGGTATCAGCGAGAAATCTACTCCAATGATGCGACGTGGACCAGAAGGACCTAGGACACTTTGTAATGCTTGTGGACTAATGTGGGCAAATAAG GGAACTCTCAGAGATCTTTCAAAGGCAGTGGTGCCCCCACTAGGGCATGGTACATCTCTTCACCGAAGTGAAGAG AATGGAAATGTCGAGGCTTCTCAAATGATTAGAGGCACAGAGAACGGCGATGACTCGCTATGA